In a single window of the Podospora pseudocomata strain CBS 415.72m chromosome 2 map unlocalized CBS415.72m_2, whole genome shotgun sequence genome:
- the oca3 gene encoding Inositol phosphatase SIW14 (COG:S; BUSCO:EOG09263R62; EggNog:ENOG503NW3W): MAPSLIRSPVQLPPAEALALSQQAPVVLQSSPSTVSSSALGSLFSATEKPELWIQYENLILSCLRTGDDRAAQECYDRLAARFGNNDRVKALGGLIKEAQAQNNGELEKVLKEYDQMLEENNTNLPIMKRRIALLRSMGRLSDAGSALMQLLDFSPTDSEAWSELSDLYFSQGLYPQAIYAMEEVLILAPNAWNVHARLGELQYMAATASGATGAPYQKQMAEAIKRFSRSIELCDNYLRGYYGLKLVTKRLLKDNAKPAKQSDDEDFSLPDSNTIERLNELATAKLAEIVRHSSAQDRGWRGYDAAEVAAARELLSEDAPSGMER, from the exons ATGGCACCGTCCCTCATCCGCTCGCCGGTCCAGCTGCCACCGGCCGAGGCATTGGCCCTCTCCCAGCAAGCTCCTGTCGTCCTCCAGAGCTCTCCGAGCACCGTGTCATCATCCGCCCTGGGTTCATTGTTTTCCGCCACCGAGAAGCCCGAGCTATGGATACAATACGAGAACTTGATTCTTTCCTGTCTCCGAACTGGCGACGACAGGGCGGCACAAGAATGCTACGATCGACTTGCTGCTCGTTTCGGAAACAATGACCGAGTCAAGGCGCTGGGAGGGCTCATCAAGGAGGCCCAGGCCCAAAATAATGGCGAGTTGGAAAAGGTTCTGAAGGAGTACGACCAAATGCTCGAGgagaacaacaccaatctC CCTATCATGAAGAGACGTATTGCCCTCCTTCGATCCATGGGCCGCCTCTCGGATGCGGGCTCAGCCCTGATGCAGCTTCTTGATTTCTCCCCGACCGATTCCGAGGCTTGGTCTGAGCTGTCGGATCTCTACTTTTCTCAGGGGTTGTACCCACAAGCGATCTACGCCATGGAAGAGGTCCTGATCCTGGCTCCAAACGCATGGAAT GTACATGCCCGACTAGGCGAACTGCAATACATGGCCGCCACTGCTTCGGGTGCCACTGGTGCACCCTATCAGAAGCAGATGGCAGAGGCCATCAAGCGTTTCTCGCGCAGCATTGAGTTGTGCGACAATTACCTGCGAGGTTATTATGGCTTGAAACTG GTCACAAAGAGACTGTTGAAGGACAATGCCAAGCCGGCAAAGCAGTCTGACGATGAAGACTTCTCTCTCCCAGATTCCAACACCATTGAGCGGCTGAATGAACTGGCCACAGCCAAGTTGGCCGAGATTGTCCGACACAGCAGTGCGCAAGACCGCGGTTGGAGGGGGTACGATGCCGCCGAGGTTGCAGCAGCGCGGGAGCTCCTCTCCGAGGATGCGCCCtcggggatggagaggtga
- a CDS encoding uncharacterized protein (EggNog:ENOG503NZ1E; COG:I), which translates to MPPRIPSPSDFSQFPLIQLHPPSPPESTTTFLIVLHGLGDNPVSFCNFPKSLNLPGTYAITVRGVNPLPQGLVPEPVPENGCWHWGDDLLLDQRTGELDQDPGFQKAREALWELIGGVIVGRLGWGWGDVILFGYGQGGSVALGLGSELRRGQEKRVVDVSDGDGEGDGEGDGEGGKRELKGIVSVGGALPVSMIPTVGGRGKVTTPTLVLCGEGGEVIDDDAEEKLKEEFEDLRVVRWKGRRDDGMPRNREEVLPLMEFFAERLKHF; encoded by the coding sequence atgccACCCcgcatcccctccccctcagacTTTTCCCAAttccccctcatccagctccaccccccctcacccccagAGTCAACAACCACTTTTCTCATCGTCCTCCACGGTCTAGGCGACAACCCAGTGTCTTTTTGTAATTTCCCCAAGTCGTTGAATCTTCCGGGAACGTACGCGATTACGGTTAGAGGTGTGAACCCCCTCCCGCAGGGTCTGGTACCGGAACCGGTGCCGGAAAATGGCTGTTGGCACTGGGGTGATGATCTCCTTTTAGATCAGAGAACAGGGGAGCTGGATCAGGATCCTGGATTCCaaaaggcgagggaggcgttATGGGAACTGATAGGGGGGGTGATTGTGGGGAGactggggtgggggtggggggatgtGATTCTTTTTGGGTATGGTCAGGGGGGTTCGGTGGcgttggggctggggagcGAGCTGCGGAGGGGGCAGGaaaagagggtggtggatgtgagtgatggggatggggagggggatggggagggggatggggaggggggaaagagggaATTAAAGGGGATTGTGAGTGTGGGAGGGGCGCTGCCCGTGAGCATGATTCCTACTgttggtggaagggggaaggtAACCACCCCGACGTTGGTGCtctgtggggaggggggggaggttattgatgatgatgccgaggaaaAGCTGAAggaagagtttgaggatctgagggttgtgaggtggaaggggaggagggatgatgggatgccgaggaatcgggaggaggttttgccGCTGATGGAATTTTTTGCAGAGAGGTTGAAGCATTTTTAG
- a CDS encoding uncharacterized protein (COG:E; EggNog:ENOG503NXU2) — MADVVKLPEPFASIPRTPLTLGPSPIHPLPRLSSHLGGKVNIYAKREDLNSALAFGGNKTRKLEYLLPEALSQGCDTLISIGGIQSNHTRQVTAAAASLGLNVSLIQEDWVPGWEDASYEKVGNIQLSRLMGADVHVIKTENFGIGHKESLKKLRRRLEGEGRRVYYIPAGASDHPLGGLGFARWVWELEQQEREMGVWFGTLVVCAVTGSTLAGVIAGVKHQELKGGGRKRRVVGIDASARPKETFEQVLRIARQTGVKLGLEEGDINEGDVTLDERFHGGVYGVPDGKTVEAIKLGAGLEGFITDPVYEGKSLAGLVGMVKGGEIREGENVLFAHLGGQVALSAYGDMV; from the exons ATGGCGGACGTGGTCAAGCTCCCTGAACCCTTTGCTTCCA tcccccgaacccccctcaccctcggcccctccccaatccaccccctcccccgcctctcCTCCCATCTCGGGGGCAAAGTAAACATCTACGCCAAACGCGAAGACCTCAACTCTGCTCTCGCCTTTGGCGGGAACAAGACCCGCAAACTGGagtacctcctccccgaagCACTCTCCCAAGGCTGCGAcaccctcatctccatcgGCGGCATCCAATCCAACCACACCCGCCaagtcaccgccgccgccgcctccctcggCTTGAACGTCTCCCTCATCCAAGAAGACTGGGTCCCCGGATGGGAAGATGCGTCGTATGAAAAAGTCGGGAATATACAACTGTCCCGTCTGATGGGCGCAGATGTCCACGTGATAAAAACAGAGAATTTTGGGATTGGGCACAAGGAGAGCCTGAAAAaattgaggaggaggctggagggggagggaaggagggtgTACTACATCCCGGCGGGGGCGTCTGACCACCCCTTGGGGGGTTTAGGTTTTGcgaggtgggtttgggagctGGAACAGCAGGaaagggagatgggggtgtggTTTGGGACGTTGGTGGTTTGTGCTGTGACTGGGAGTACACTGGCGGGGGTGATTGCGGGGGTTAAGCATCAGGAGttgaaagggggagggagaaagaggagggtggttggaATTGATGCGAGTGCTAGGCCTAAGGAGACGTTTGAGCAGGTGTTGCGGATAGCGAGGCAGACGGGGGTGAAActggggctggaggagggggatatCAACGAGGGGGATGTGACACTGGATGAGAGGTTTCATGGGGGGGTTTATGGTGTTCCGGACgggaagacggtggaggcgatcaagcttggggccggGCTGGAGGGGTTTATCACTGATCCTGTTTATGAGGGGAAGAGTTTGGCGGGTTTGGTTgggatggtgaaggggggggagataCGAGAGGGGGAGAATGTGTTGTTTGCGCATTTGGGGGGTCAGGTTGCGTTGAGTGCTTATGGGGATATGGTTTAG
- a CDS encoding uncharacterized protein (EggNog:ENOG503NYMW; COG:G), which produces MTSHDPNPPSPPADLKAGLGGTGHINIASPAQEPIQDYPIERVEQVYRKLDLRIIPAFWVLYFLNSAIRSNIGIAQTMNASVKHDLVSVLGLTPKDVSTALALFYVSYVLFDLPSNLIMSRLSPRVWMARIVIAVGIIGTCFTAVNDAWSLKLLRFLLGVVIAGMWPGMAYYLTLFYPPSRTGKRIGMYFTAAQVSAAVVGLVSAGFQQMDGLGGLVGFRWMFLIYGLLGVVLGVGLLWWLPDRPLAPGEVREKSWWVKWLPPSPEALTGEDAMVHYHDLRRVYHARPWTLKDLWFVLLDWRLWPLVLMYFGVVGVGIGTQLYGSVIIASINSNFTGVQVSLLFAPIWIMDLIAILLVTPISDRFHKYRPLFFSAAVCVQIAGLLTVTFALDNQWGRYGGLLLIGFGLGPTVPICMAWTNEIFQKRHREVGVATASALVSGLGNLGSIVTTYALYTGWPEDAAPGRYRYRNSNFVMIGILCMSIASSFVMIALLKVFGNEPSNKIVGSDGNDSGEEILDGAARREVHQRGFSRLIK; this is translated from the exons atGACATCCCACGATCCAAAcccgccttctccccccgCCGACCTCAAGGCTGGTTTGGGCGGCACAGGTCACATCAACATCGCCTCTCCTGCTCAAGAACCCATCCAAGACTACCCCATTGAGCGGGTAGAGCAGGTGTACCG caAACTCGACCTCCGCATCATCCCCGCCTTCTGGGTCCTCTACTTCCTCAACTCCGCCATCCGCTCCAACATCGGCATAGCCCAAACAATGAACGCCTCCGTCAAGCATGACCTCGTCTCGGTCCTCGGGCTCACCCCCAAAGACGTCTCCACCGCCCTGGCACTCTTTTATGTCTCCTACGTGCTGTTTGACCTCCCCTCCAATCTCATCATGAGCCGTCTCTCCCCTCGGGTCTGGATGGCGCGTATTGTCATTGCTGTCGGTATCATCGGGACGTGCTTCACAGCTGTGAACGACGCCTGGTCTCTCAAGCTGTTGAGGTTTCTGCTGGGTGTGGTGATTGCGGGCATGTGGCCTGGTATGGCGTATTATCTCACCTTGTTCTACCCTCCGAGCAGAACGGGCAAGAGGATCGGGATGTATTTCACCGCTGCGCAGGTTTCTGCCgcggtggttgggttggtgtcgGCGGGGTTCCAGcagatggatgggttgggggggttggtgggttttAGGTGGATGTTTTTGATttatgggttgttgggggtggttttgggggttgggttgctgtggtggttgcctGACCGGCCTTTGGCtccgggggaggtgagggagaagagttGGTGGGTGAAGTGGTTGCCGCCGAGTCCGGAGGCGCTGACGGGGGAGGATGCGATGGTGCATTATCATgatttgaggagggtgtaTCACGCCAGGCCGTGGACGTTGAAGGATCTGTggtttgtgttgttggacTGGCGGTTGTggccgttggtgttgatgtactttggggttgttggggtgggtaTTGGGACGCAGTTGTACGGGAGCGTGATTATTGCTTCGATCAACTCGAACTTTACGGGGGTGCAGGTTAGCTTGTTGTTTGCGCCTATTTGGATT ATGGACTTGATCGCTATTCTCCTCGTCACCCCTATTTCTGATCGGTTCCACAAGTACCggccccttttcttctcggCAGCCGTTTGTGTTCAGATCGCCGGGCTGCTCACTGTCACCTTTGCTTTAGACAACCAATGGGGCAGATACGGCGGTTTGTTGCTCATCGGATTTGGCCTCGGTCCCACGGTTCCCATTTGCATGGCCTGGACCAACGAGATCTTCCAGAAGCGTCACCGTGAAGTTGGTGTTGCTACTGCTTCCGCCTTGGTATCTGGCCTGGGCAACCTTGGAAGCATTGTCACGACATACGCCTTGTACACTGGCTGGCCCGAGGACGCGGCCCCAGGACGGTACCGCTACCGCAATAGCAACTTTGTCATGATTGGTATTCTCTGCATGAGTATCGCTAGCAGCTTCGTCATGATTGCTCTGCTCAAGGTCTTTGGCAATGAGCCCAGCAACAAGATTGTTGGTAGTGACGGCAACGACTCTGGAGAGGAGATTTTGGATGGCGCTGCTCGTCGTGAGGTGCACCAGCGCGGTTTCAGCCGCTTGATCAAATAA
- the FOL3_2 gene encoding folylpolyglutamate synthase (COG:H; EggNog:ENOG503NU4B) yields the protein MTTPNHLVIVCGHGIYLGGPQNGHDESEWLIEPYKKGETPTFMAHIKAGADVVNSDPRSVLVFSGAATRPETHLSEAKSYCNLALDNNYFPPTLVGSRVLLEERALDSYFNILFSLILYWRQHPSNHWPERITVVSHEFKRTRLVDGHCAAVGFPLDRVTFLGINPPSLKAEDQASNQLTLGQWEQDPHGASLDLLTKRQKRNIWGVSQALFLDKNEATKAGLEGQIRTSKDGSQTLLDYKGCIRPWAT from the exons ATGACAACTCCCAATCACCTTGTCATAGTCTGCGGCCACGGCATCTACCTCGGCGGTCCGCAAAACGGCCATGACGAATCAGAATGGCTCATTGAACCGTACAAAAAGGGGGAAACGCCCACTTTCATGGCGCATATCAAAGCCGGGGCGGATGTTGTGAATTCTGATCCGAGATCAGTGTTGGTGTTTTCTGG AGCTGCAACCCGCCCAGAAACGCACCTCTCCGAGGCAAAATCCTACtgcaacctcgccctcgacaacAACTACTTCCCCCCGACCCTCGTGGGATCCCGtgtgctgctggaggaaCGAGCCCTCGATTCCTATTTCAACATCTTGTTCTCTTTGATCCTCTACTGGCGGCAGCACCCGTCAAATCACTGGCCGGAACGCATCACCGTCGTCTCCCACGAGTTCAAGCGCACTCGTCTTGTCGACGGCCACTGCGCAGCTGTTGGATTCCCTCTAGACCGGGTAAccttcctcggcatcaacccccccagcctCAAAGCCGAAGACCAAGCCAGCAACCAGCTCACCCTCGGTCAATGGGAACAAGACCCCCACGGTGccagccttgacctcctcaccaaaaggcaaaagagaaACATCTGGGGTGTCAGCCAAGCCCTGTTCCTTGATAAAAACGAAGCCACAAAGGCAGGACTGGAAGGACAAATCAGGACTTCAAAAGACGGCTCTCAAACATTGCTCGACTACAAAGGCTGCATCCGCCCCTGGGCTACGTGA
- the APL5 gene encoding AP-3 complex subunit delta (COG:U; EggNog:ENOG503NWX4; BUSCO:EOG09260T4S): MFEKSLYDLIRGLRNHKGNEKEYIQNCLKECRSEIRSPDMDLKATALLKLIYLEMNGHDMSWASFHVLEVMSSQKYHQKRVGYLGAVQSFRPDTDVLMMATNLLKKDLASSHPTTITLPIVALPHLVTPSLALSLLGDLLPRLTHSHASIKKKTVVTLYRLALVYPEALRAAWPKIKERLMDKDEDPSVTAAIVNVVCELGWRRPQDFLPLAPRLFELLVDGGNNWMAIKLIKLFATLTPLEPRLVRKLLPPLTNLVKTTPAMSLLYECINGIIQGGILGDGEDFSAREEVASLCVSKLRGMVSINSDPNLKYVALLAFNRIVTTHPMLVAEQEDVILECIDSEDISIRIKALDLVQGMVSSDNLLSIVSRLMRQLKASSSALAQQQDGQEDLDDSSEDGSGRRAKSQEQTAPLPDDYTIDVIGRILGMCSQNNYANVIDFDWYIDVLTQLVRIAPPPSPRDLDSDSSSSPKSVDISERIGNELRNVAVKVKAVRPAAVRAAELIISRLSTDTVSSRPVVTGALKPLAFVVGEYAFQLSSPDDTLRNMLGLMPRVDYPEVLATCLQSIPKLFAHVAGDDRALWTPERKSSLSLLMARVIHILEPFAQHPYLEVQERAVEFIELLRLTAEAASGQAPSTDEIQQDAPLLLTQAIPSLFTGWELNSVAPGAQYNVPIPSGLDLDEPIHPNLGSLLSQADSLMLPTQGDDEFEVYYNQRPAPTSIYSGPAIEKLVDAPEEVGSSYQQAGEESYLDADIVARRKAERRERNKDDPFYIPDMSSSRTGTSTPIHNILQKENGPDLDIDAIPIMSLDLEKLSVSGPSRHQQSQHPRQARQKIVIEADETLGGSGGNSGVSTPGGAARPGYDSENNSDSFNLSKAAKKPKQKSLLQFNSSVLGGLSLTDEQRPDDGFAHERQQKEEAEMALAMKEVQRLRLEMQRANERIQVAQGVPSEGVAVVKKKKKKTKTVVKADEGEEGVLKKKKKKVEGGGGEGVVTKKKKKKAARVVKLDEGDGPDGEGMGGE; this comes from the exons AT GTTCGAGAAATCACTGTACGACCTCATTAGAGGTCTGCGCAATCACAAGGGAAACGAAAAGGAATACATTCAAAATTGTCTGAAAGAATGCCGGTCTGAAATAAGAAGCCCAGATATGG ACCTCAAGGCCACTGCCTTGCTCAAACTAATCTACCTCGAGATGAACGGCCACGACATGTCCTGGGCCTCCTTCCACGTGCTGGAGGTTATGTCGTCGCAAAAATACCACCAGAAGCGAGTTGGATATCTGGGGGCTGTCCAGAGTTTCCGTCCCGATACCGATGTCCTGATGATGGCTACAAACTTGCTGAAGAAGGACCTCGCTTCTTCCCACCCGACGACAATAACACTTCCGATCGTCGCGCTGCCACATCTAGTAACCCCGTCATTAGCTCTCTCACTGCTAGGGGATTTGCTACCACGACTCACCCACTCCCACGCGTCCATAAAAAAGAAGACAGTGGTCACTCTTTACCGACTAGCACTGGTTTACCCCGAGGCGCTACGTGCAGCATGGCCCAAGATCAAAGAGCGGTTGATGGACAAGGACGAGGACCCGAGTGTGACGGCTGCTATTGTTAACGTGGTGTGTGAgctgggatggaggaggccgcAGGATTTCCTCCCGCTGGCACCGCGGCTGTTTGAATTGCTGGTGGATGGCGGGAATAACTGGATGGccatcaagctcatcaaACTT TTTGCGACTTTGACTCCCCTCGAGCCTCGCCTGGTCCGAAAGCTGCTGCCGCCATTAACCAACCTCGTCAAAACTACACCTGCCATGTCTCTCCTGTATGAATGCATTAACGGTATCATTCAGGGTGGCATTTTGGGTGACGGTGAAGATTTCTCTGCCCGGGAAGAAGTTGCCTCACTATGCGTGTCCAAGCTCAGGGGCATGGTGTCAATCAACAGTGACCCGAACT TGAAGTATGTTGCTCTGCTGGCCTTCAACAGGATTGTCACCACTCATCCAATGCTTGTTGCTGAGCAGGAAGATGTTATCCTGGAATGCATTGACAGCGAGGATATCTCCATCAGAATCAAGGCACTTGACCTCGTGCAAGGGATGGTCAGCAGTGACAACCTGCTGTCCATCGTCAGCCGGCTGATGAGGCAGCTCAAAGCCTCGTCGAGTGCTCTGGCACAGCAACAAGACGGACAAGAGGATCTGGACGACTCCAGTGAAGATGGTTCTGGACGGCGTGCCAAGTCGCAAGAGCAAACGGCCCCTTTGCCAGACGACTACACCATCGACGTGATCGGTCGGATATTGGGCATGTGCTCTCAGAACAACTACGCTAACGTGATCGACTTTGACTGGTATATCGACGTCCTGACCCAGCTCGTCCGCATTGCTCCGCCTCCGAGCCCTCGGGATCTCGACTCGGACAGTTCTTCGTCACCCAAGTCAGTCGATATCTCGGAGAGGATTGGAAACGAACTCAGGAACGTGGCCGTAAAGGTCAAGGCTGTGAGGCCTGCTGCTGTGCGCGCTGCGGAGTTGATTATCTCGCGTCTCAGCACTGACACGGTTTCTTCACGGCCAGTGGTCACTGGCGCCCTGAAGCCGTTGGCATTTGTGGTGGGAGAGTACGCTTTCCAGCTCTCATCGCCTGACGATACGTTGAGGAACATGCTTGGTCTCATGCCCCGAGTTGACTATCCTGAGGTGTTGGCAACATGCCTCCAGTCGATTCCCAAGCTTTTTGCCCATGTTGCCGGGGATGATCGGGCGTTGTGGACCCCCGAGAGAAAGTCATCACTATCGTTGCTGATGGCGCGGGTTATTCACATACTCGAGCCATTTGCGCAACATCCTTACCTAGAAGTCCAGGAACGAGCGGTCGAGTTTATTGAGCTTCTCAGACTCACCGCCGAAGCCGCGTCTGGACAAGCGCCATCCACAGACGAGATTCAGCAAGACGCACCTTTGCTTCTTACACAGGCCATTCCATCACTGTTCACGGGATGGGAGCTGAACTCGGTCGCACCGGGGGCGCAGTACAATGTCCCTATCCCATCAGGACTGGACCTTGACGAGCCCATTCATCCCAACTTGGGCAGCCTGCTTTCACAGGCAGACTCGCTGATGCTTCCTACAcagggtgatgatgagtttGAGGTGTATTACAACCAGCGCCCAGCGCCAACCAGCATCTACAGCGGCCCCGCCATCGAGAAGCTGGTTGATGCCCCAGAAGAAGTCGGCAGTTCTTACCAGCAAGCAGGAGAGGAAAGTTACCTCGACGCGGACATTGTTGCGAGGAGaaaggcggagaggagggagcgTAACAAGGATGATCCGTTTTACATTCCGGACATGTCATCAAGCCGTACGGGTACCTCGACACCAATTCACAACATtctccaaaaagaaaacgggCCGGATCTCGACATTGACGCCATCCCGATCATGTCACTTGATTTGGAGAAACTTTCCGTCTCAGGGCCGTCTAGGCATCAACAATCTCAACACCCGCGACAAGCCCGCCAGAAGATTGTCATTGAAGCGGACGAAACGCtcggtggtagtggtggcaATAGCGGTGTCTCTACTCCTGGGGGTGCTGCTCGTCCGGGTTATGACTCGGAGAATAACTCTGATAGTTTTAATCTCTccaaggcggccaagaagccTAAGCAGAAGAGTCTGTTGCAGTTTAACTCTAGCGTGCTGGGCGGGTTGAGCTTGACGGATGAGCAGAGGCCGGACGATGGGTTTGCGCACGAGAGGCAGCAGAAGGAGGAAGCGGAGATGGCGCTGGCGATGAAGGAGGTgcagaggttgaggttggagatgcAGAGGGCGAATGAGAGGATTCAGGTTGCGCAGGGGGTGCCGAGCgagggggtggcggttgtgaagaagaagaagaagaagacaaagaCGGTTGTGAAGgcggatgagggagaggagggggtgttgaagaagaagaagaagaaggttgaggggggtgggggggagggggtggtgacgaagaagaagaagaagaaggcggcgagggtggtgaagttggatgagggggatggcCCAGATGGGGAGGGAATGGGAGGGGAGTAG
- a CDS encoding uncharacterized protein (EggNog:ENOG503NYIJ) — translation MSNNSGNQNTSGLPPCPFISVTTRPITGLQVDIYGLAELSPSVHHVSILWLHHQRTRNKESMRDIASRCIAAWNSFSHHQNTHSPHNTPQTERRGLIAIAYDQRNHGTRLVDDRVNGSWREGNENHAVDMFGGIRGMVVDQGLLIDVVEGCLWPRGEKRVDQHLGLGVSLGGHSVWELMFADRRVRAGVCVIGCPDFMNLMSDRARLSKLSTYSAQDDGASFLGSRDFPPSLIKACNQYDPKAILFGPHPVPDQPQQTRQELIRQTILYERLQGKKLLVCSGGVDKLVPPRCSEPFMNWLKSAAVNPPSPSFDKEQRFWVDDRIYPGVGHEFSSEMVKDAVQFIVGAVMGAGEDRYNPETREEQRSGREGFVPSPNI, via the exons ATGTCCAACAACTCCGGGAACCAGAACACGTCCGGCTTGCCGCCCTGCCCCTTCATCTCAGTCACCACCCGCCCCATCACCGGCCTCCAAGTCGACATCTACGGCCTGGCCGAGCTCTCTCCCTCTGTGCACCACGTCTCCATCCTCTGgcttcaccaccagcgcACAAGGAATAAGGAGTCGATGAGGGATATCGCCTCTCGTTGTATCGCTGCTTGGAACAGTTTTTCTCATCATCAGAATACGCATTCCCCCCATAATACACCCCAaacggagaggagggggttgatagCCATTGCGTATGACCAGAGGAATCACgggacgaggttggtggaTGACAGGGTGaatgggagctggagggaggggaacgAGAATCATGCGGTGGATATGTTTGGTGGGAtaagggggatggtggtggatcaggggttgttgattgacgtggtggaggggtgcttgtggccgaggggggagaagagggtggatCAGCatctggggttgggggttagTTTGGGGGGGCATAGTGTTTGGGAGCTGATGTTTGCGGataggagggtgagggcgggGGTTTGTGTGATTGGGTGTCCGGATTTTATGA ACTTGATGAGCGATCGGGCGAGGTTGTCAAAGCTGAGTACGTACTCTGCTCAGGATGACGGGGCGAGTTTTCTGGGGAGTAGGGATTTCCCTCCGAGCTTGATCAAGGCTTGCAATCAGTACGACCCCAAAGCTATCCTCTTCGGCCCGCATCCTGTCCCCGACCAGCCGCAGCAGACGAGGCAGGAGCTCATCCGGCAAACCATCCTTTATGAACGCCTCCAAGGAAAGAAGCTACTTGTCTGCTCGGGCGGAGTGGACAAGTTGGTACCACCCAGGTGTTCAGAACCCTTCATGAACTGGCTCAAATCCGCGGCAGTGAACCCTCCGTCCCCATCGTTCGATAAGGAACAGCGATTCTGGGTTGATGATAGGATTTACCCTGGGGTGGGCCACGAGTTCAGCAGCGAGATGGTCAAGGATGCGGTGCAGTTTATTGTCggggcggtgatgggagcgggagaggaCAGGTACAACCCcgagacgagggaggagcagaggagtGGCAGGGAAGGTTTTGTGCCTAGCCCAAATATTTGA
- a CDS encoding uncharacterized protein (COG:A; EggNog:ENOG503P29Y), whose protein sequence is MSVVYEARNFMHESDYPPMDEHHHEHHEHHDAAAAAEVDRFTETHDAVVNELAHVASFAEQAAPFVDAKNFVDVTVSTEETPSLDLAPQAPAPTLAVKEDSPVATSPQRSKAIPKPHREETKNHEGKFICTYPSCGEETRTFSRKCEWNKHMDKHDRPYKCLAPGCEKLPGFTYSGGLLRHEREVHQKHGGPKNSFNCPHQNCKRATGKGFSRQENLNEHLRRVHTQNGGSPEGDADDAASDHVSTALVLGPVKRKRDDQNDETERLREEVKRLRQEKEELQKQVQMQNQQTADFLARIHQLEAERAVAAAVPMEASSLVAATSQLI, encoded by the exons ATGAGCGTGGTATATGAGGCCCGCAACTTCATGCATGAGAGCGACTATCCGCCCATGGATGAGCACCACCACGAGCACCACGAGCACCacgatgctgctgctgctgccgaagTCGACCGCTTCACTGAGACTCACGATGCTGTGGTGAACGAGCTCGCTCACGTCGCCAGTTTTGCTGAGCAAGCCGCTCCCTTTGTTGATGCCAAGAACTTCGTCGACGTGACGGTCTCGACTGAGGAGACCCCCAGCCTCGACCTGgctcctcaagctcctgcCCCCACCCTGGCCGTGAAGGAAGACTCGCCTGTTGCGACTTCTCCTCAGCGAAGCAAGGCCATCCCAAAACCACATCGGGAGGAGACAAAGAACCACGAGGGCAAGTTCATCTGCACATATCCGTCATGTGGTGAAGAGACCAGAACCTTCAGCCGCAAATGCGAGTGGAA CAAGCACATGGACAAGCATGACCGGCCATATAAATGTCTGGCTCCAGGATGTGAGAAGCTGCCAGGCTTCACTTATTCGGGTGGTCTATTGCGCCATGAGCGCGAAGTCCACCAGAAGCATGGCGGCCCCAAGAACTCGTTCAACTGTCCACATCAAAACTGCAAGCGTGCCACCGGCAAAGGCTTCTCTCGTCAGGAAAATCTCAACGAGCACCTCCGGCGTGTGCATACGCAGAATGGAGGGTCGCCAGAAGGAGATGCAGATGATGCTGCCAGCGATCACGTCTCAACAGCGCTCGTTTTAGGTCCAGTCAAGCGCAAACGTGACGACCAGAACGATGAGACGGAACGTCTTCGGGAAGAGGTCAAGAGGCTGCggcaggagaaggaggagctgcagAAGCAGGTCCAGATGCAGAACCAGCAGACAGCCGACTTTCTGGCACGGATCCACCAACTCGAAGCTGAGCGGGCGGTGGCGGCAGCGGTCCCGATGGAAGCGAGTTCCCTTGTTGCAGCCACGTCACAACTGATTTAG